The Halostagnicola kamekurae sequence GCGAGCACGAGGTAGTCGGTTCGAGCGAGCGCCGCCTCGAAGGCGTCCGTTCCGAACCCGATCACGTCGTCGGTGGGGCCGCCCTTCTCGGGTGAATACCGCACGCCGACCGTTTCGACGCCGAACGGCTCGAGACGCCGACAGACGGCCTCCCCGATCCCGCCGAGTCCGACGACGGTGACGGTCGAACCCTGGAGTTCGGTGGCCTGGTAGTGACGCCACTCCCGCCGTCGCTGGCGGCGCTGGGCCTCGTGAAACCGTCGGGTGAAGTGCAGTATCGCGCCGAGGACGTGCTCGCCGATGTTCGGTCCGTGGACGCCCGAGGCGTTCGTCACGCGAACCCCGCGCTCGCGGAGTTTCTCGAGCGGCAGGTGGCCGGTCCCGGCGTACGCACAGGCGAATACCTCGAGATTTTCGGCCTCCTCGAGCAGGTCGTCCTCGAGGATCATTCCGGTCGCGAACGTCGCGTCACGGATTTTTTCGCGCTCTTCGGCGGGCGTGCGAGCGAGTTCGACCGTTCGATCCGGAAGTCGCTCCCGTAGGGTCTCGGCGTACTGTTCGACCGGCATCCCATGCGTTCCCCGTCGAAGGACGAGGACGTCGACGTCGTCGGCCATATGCATGCTGTCGAGCGGTGCCGTCAAAAACGTTGGTTCCGACCGATCGTTCAGGACAGCGGATACGAATTTCAGGCAGTTTAATATGGCTCGCTGACTCCGAACGGAGTATGGAACACGTCGACGTCGCGATTGTCGGTGGCGGTCCCGCGGGGGCGGCCGCCGCCGAACGGGCCGCCTTCCACGGCGCGGAGACCGTCCTGTTCGAACAGGGCGTTCCCCGAGAGGACCGCGCCGAGGTCGGCCCCGATTCGACCGACGCCGCGGGAATGCTCGATTACTGGATCGACATCATGGACTTCGACTTCGAGGAGATTCCCGACGAGGTAATCCTTCAGGAACTCGAGGGCACCGACTTCGTCGGGCCGACCTCGTCGATCCAGTTGAACACGACCGGCATGGACGCCTCCTATCCGAACTTCGGGTACACGTTCCACCGCGCTCGCATGGACGACTGGCTCCACGAGCGCGCCGCCGACGCCGGCGTGGAACTGCGAGTCGGAACGGGAGTCAAATCGATCGAAACTGATCTCTCCGGACCGTCTCATACGCTCACGCTCGCGAACGGCGACGAGCTCGAGGCCGAGTACGCGATACTCGCCGACGGACCGCAGCGACGCATCACCCTCGACGCGCTCGATCAGTTCACGAAACCGGGCTCGAGCATGAGCGAGTACCTCTCGCCGCCCGAAGCGAACCACATCGCCTACCAGGAGTATCGCGAGTTCCCCGAGGAACTCTTCGAGGAAGACCGGCTGAAGTTCTGGTGGGGGTACATGCCCGGCGAAACCGCGTATCCGTGGGTGTTCCCCAACGACGGGACGGTCGCCCGCGTCGGGTTGACCATGCCCATCGGAATGACCCTCGAGGACGTCGACTCGCCGGAGTCGTACAAACTGCTTCGTCCCTCCGACGACGGCATTCCGTCGGGCTCGGAGTACATTCGTCGGCTGCTCGAACTCGAGTACGGCGACGAGTACGACATCGAGGAAGACTTTCCGCTCGTCGAAGACCGCGGCAAGTCGAAGGGAACCGAAACCTATCCGATCTCCTCGACGCGTCCGATCGAGTCACCCGTCGGCGCGAATATCGCCGTCGCCGGCGGCGCGATGGGAACGACCTCGGCGTTCCACGAGGGCGGCTACCACGTCGCCGTCCGCACCGGGAAGATCGCCGGGCGGCTCGCCGCGACGGACTCGCTCGAGAACTACAACGAGGTCTGGAAACGCGCGATCGGCGACGAGATCCGTCGCAACGTCGCGTTCGCCGACATCGTCGCCGAGTACGAACCGGACGACTGGGACTGGGCGTTCGAAACGGTCGCCAAGATGCAAGGATCCGCGGACGATGGCTCAATCGTTTCGAACCGCTACAGCGCCGGTCTCGGCGCGGCCAAAATTCTCGGCGCGTACAAGAAACGCCAGTTCACCTACCGAAATGGGACGTACGTCCAGTTCGGCGAAGACCAGTACGTCTACTAGTTCTCGAGGCCCAAACTCAGGGCCGGAGGCGGCGTTCGACGAGAGAGTTTAAACCCGCGGCTGTGTTAGCTCGAGTGCGCGCCTCAAGTCCCCGTTCGAGTTTACCCACACGGGTGCGATGATCACACGGCGAACCCGGGCGCGCGACATCATGGTGGTACGGTCCACCGGTCTCGCGGTCCAAACCGCGACACGGATGGTGAGGCCGTCTAACTCACCCGCCCGGCACGAGGGTTAGCCAGCCGACGCGGCGCGCCGCCACGGGATGAGGCTGGACGTTAGTGTTCCGGGCGCACATTTTGATATACATAGCAGTACCTCTGAATACCAGAGAGAATTCACAGCAGCTCTAATTAATCGTGGAGCCTTGTTGTCCCGCACCGGGTCTCTATCTGTCGTTCTGTGGTTGTGGCCACTGATCACGAGCGTGGTACGATGGGGGACAGGTTGAGATACGAGCAGACGGGTTTATCTCGACAGACGGCGTCCTACAAGGCGATCGAACGGATGAAGACCCAGTACTATGCTGCAACGAGCATCGACGGGTATCTCGCCGATGCGGATAACTCCCTCGACTGGCTTTTGCGATTCGGAGACGTCGAGGGCGTGAACCAAGATTACTCCCGGTTCGTCGATCAAGTCGGTGCCCTCGCCATGGGGTCGGCGACGTACGAGTGGCTCCTCGAGCACGAGAACCTACTGGAGCATCCAGAAAACTGGCCATACGAGACCCCAGCGTGGGTGTTCAGCACTCGAGAACTACCTGCGGTCGAGGGCGCGGACATCCGCTTCGTGCGAGGGGATGTTGCGCCGGTCCACGCGGATATGGCGAAAGCCGCAGATGGTAAGAACGTCTGGCTCGTCGGCGGTGGCGAGCTCGCGGGACAGTTCTACGATCACGGGCTGCTCGACGAGATTCTGCTCAGCGTCGCTCCCGTCACGCTCGCTTCGGGTGCGCCGCTATTGCCGCGTCGGATTACCGAACCACCCCTGAAACTAGTCACCGTGGAGAAACGGGAGGACGTTTTCGCAGTTCTAACCTACGAGGTACACGAGCCCACTGAAAAGTAATCGATGGAACCCACTTCTTGTATGCGCTATGAAGAATGTGCGAAATCACGGTACCGACTCTCGAGCCACCGGAGTGCACGTGACCAATCAGCGAACAGAAGCAAGAACACGATCTGATCGAAGAAAAACGGCCCCATCACGACTGCGATACCGACGTGCATCCCGAGCAGTCCAACGACGAACGGCGTGATATCCCGTTTCGCGAGCACCCAGAGTAAGAATCCGGCCTCGAGCACTAACACGCCGATCGTCGCGACACGAATCAACGTCGGATACTGAAGCAGGAGACGGCCGAGTTCGGAACTGACGCCGAAGTACGACTGGGCCCAAAGGAGGTACTGCCCGAGATTTCGCGGTGTAGTCCACTCCCAGGCCGGCCCGGAGACGATCTTCGTCACTCCGGAGCCAAAGTACAGAATCGCGACGGCGATCAATCCACACTGCAAGACCGAGTTCGTGTTTTTCGGATCGCCGCTGTCGTATGTCGACCGTATCAGCGCTCTCAAATCGGAGCGACCTGCCGATTCGGTGGTCCGAATACCATCGCCCGAGAGCAGATCCTGCTCCCGATACAGCGCGAAAAACACCATGAGATAAACGATCGTAAAGAGCGCCTGCGACGCCCCGGACGGATCAAGCGTGTATCGGGCGACTCCCAGGTGAGCGACGAGGATCGCAGTCGCAGGCGTCGCGTAGCGATGGGAAATTCCGACCGCAAAGAGGATCAATCCGAGAACTGCGAGATATTTCTCGTAAACGAGGTACGGTTGAATCCACCGGGGAACGAGCAGGAGGTAGTAGTCGTTCGCGTACACCGGCCACCGCTGAATCGGCGCCCACTCGTAGGAGAGCAGTTTCCAGATTCCGAGCGACGCAACGAGAACCCTGGCGACTGCGAGGTTCGCTACCGCCCCCTTCGGATCGCCAGCGTGATAATTCACGAACAGGTTAGTGGGTAGTTTCATTGCGAGTGAACTCTCCGTCGGTCGTTAGCTGAGCCGCGGGCGTTCGATCGCGTTCTTCGATAGCGAGCCCGGATTCCGTGTACCTAAGTTCGACGTGATAGACCCGTAACTCCACGAAATCGTCGTATTCCGCAAGTAGATCTCTGTCCCAACTATACCCCAAAGCGTGGGGCGGAAAGTCCACGTGATGACCGATTCCTCGATCGTTCTCGATATGCTGACGATAGGTGATTCCGCGCTCGAGTAGATGGCTCGCCGTA is a genomic window containing:
- a CDS encoding D-2-hydroxyacid dehydrogenase, whose translation is MHMADDVDVLVLRRGTHGMPVEQYAETLRERLPDRTVELARTPAEEREKIRDATFATGMILEDDLLEEAENLEVFACAYAGTGHLPLEKLRERGVRVTNASGVHGPNIGEHVLGAILHFTRRFHEAQRRQRRREWRHYQATELQGSTVTVVGLGGIGEAVCRRLEPFGVETVGVRYSPEKGGPTDDVIGFGTDAFEAALARTDYLVLACPLTDTTRGLIGHEEFVTLDPDAVVVNVARGPVIDTDALIEALRSSLIRGASLDVTDPEPLPEDHPLWGLGNVQITPHNSGHTPKYYERLADIVATNVERIERSGWDADLENRVSL
- a CDS encoding dihydrofolate reductase family protein — encoded protein: MGDRLRYEQTGLSRQTASYKAIERMKTQYYAATSIDGYLADADNSLDWLLRFGDVEGVNQDYSRFVDQVGALAMGSATYEWLLEHENLLEHPENWPYETPAWVFSTRELPAVEGADIRFVRGDVAPVHADMAKAADGKNVWLVGGGELAGQFYDHGLLDEILLSVAPVTLASGAPLLPRRITEPPLKLVTVEKREDVFAVLTYEVHEPTEK
- a CDS encoding NAD(P)/FAD-dependent oxidoreductase — encoded protein: MEHVDVAIVGGGPAGAAAAERAAFHGAETVLFEQGVPREDRAEVGPDSTDAAGMLDYWIDIMDFDFEEIPDEVILQELEGTDFVGPTSSIQLNTTGMDASYPNFGYTFHRARMDDWLHERAADAGVELRVGTGVKSIETDLSGPSHTLTLANGDELEAEYAILADGPQRRITLDALDQFTKPGSSMSEYLSPPEANHIAYQEYREFPEELFEEDRLKFWWGYMPGETAYPWVFPNDGTVARVGLTMPIGMTLEDVDSPESYKLLRPSDDGIPSGSEYIRRLLELEYGDEYDIEEDFPLVEDRGKSKGTETYPISSTRPIESPVGANIAVAGGAMGTTSAFHEGGYHVAVRTGKIAGRLAATDSLENYNEVWKRAIGDEIRRNVAFADIVAEYEPDDWDWAFETVAKMQGSADDGSIVSNRYSAGLGAAKILGAYKKRQFTYRNGTYVQFGEDQYVY